From a region of the Helicobacter hepaticus ATCC 51449 genome:
- a CDS encoding ABC transporter permease subunit, translated as MKRIILYRILWLVPIILIASFGVFCLLRLGGSDPVMAYIIHSGLPATPELIEEITHNFGLDKPLLEQYVTWLCNALKLDFGISYMNGRSVSTDFLYFLPNTLILVACGFGLTFLCSVPLGVVSVYYHNKLPDFFIRFFCFVGVSMPNFWLAFLLILFFSVYLGWLPAVGMEGAQSFILPSISIALMSICINARLIRANMLEMQKERHIIYAKMRGVNGWRLHIKHIFYNAFLPILTAMGMHIGELIGGALVIESVFALPGIGLYSIQGIANHDYPVIQCFIVVLSFCFVLCNGMVDILYGLLDPRIRKQMEDIQSISKEKMQSFESIQKEGGV; from the coding sequence ATGAAACGTATTATTTTATATAGAATCTTATGGCTTGTGCCAATTATCCTGATAGCTTCTTTTGGAGTATTTTGTTTATTGAGATTAGGTGGGAGCGACCCTGTAATGGCATATATCATTCATTCTGGTCTTCCTGCTACTCCTGAACTTATTGAAGAGATTACTCATAACTTTGGACTTGATAAGCCACTCTTAGAGCAATATGTTACTTGGCTGTGTAATGCGTTAAAACTTGATTTTGGTATTTCTTATATGAATGGACGAAGTGTAAGCACAGATTTTTTATACTTTTTGCCTAATACTTTGATACTTGTTGCTTGTGGTTTTGGATTGACTTTTTTGTGTTCTGTGCCGCTTGGGGTTGTAAGTGTATATTACCACAATAAATTGCCTGATTTTTTCATTAGATTTTTTTGTTTTGTGGGTGTGAGTATGCCAAATTTTTGGCTTGCATTTTTGCTTATTTTATTTTTTAGCGTATATCTTGGCTGGTTGCCTGCAGTTGGTATGGAGGGTGCACAGAGCTTTATTTTACCAAGTATAAGCATTGCTTTGATGTCTATATGTATTAATGCGCGACTTATCCGAGCAAATATGCTTGAAATGCAAAAAGAGAGGCATATTATTTATGCAAAAATGCGTGGTGTTAATGGGTGGAGACTTCATATCAAGCATATTTTTTATAATGCTTTTCTTCCTATTCTTACAGCAATGGGTATGCACATTGGTGAGCTCATTGGCGGTGCGCTTGTGATAGAGAGTGTATTTGCATTGCCGGGCATAGGACTTTATAGTATCCAAGGGATTGCAAACCACGATTACCCTGTGATTCAATGTTTTATTGTTGTGTTGAGCTTTTGTTTTGTGCTATGCAATGGTATGGTAGATATTCTCTATGGATTGCTTGACCCACGCATACGCAAGCAAATGGAAGACATACAAAGTATATCAAAAGAGAAGATGCAAAGTTTTGAATCTATCCAAAAAGAAGGCGGTGTATGA
- the nikA gene encoding nickel ABC transporter substrate-binding protein: MRAIVIVFICMGVLWGKNTLIMAVSENIGALNPQGYQGNAMFAQNAIYEGLVRVDKQGKIVPSLALSWNTSQDGLSYEFVLRKGVKFSNGEAFNADAVVLNFQSILKNRARHSWSGLAMAIKDMQKVSEYKVRLLLKHPYSPTLNELAVVRPFRFLAPSAMPKDLDLLQHNPKPIGTGAYMLGKSKLGVSDTLLKNPHYWNQDAYNGIYYDEIILKVIFDPNAKLAALKSKQIDMIYGYDQIPLEIFKNMQNDKHFNTYLSPPIYSTILVINSASPILTLSNEKFSQNLRKAIALGIDKTKITQAVYGGLQEKADTLFAPNIFHSLSSYDVLKILPYKPKEAQNAIVLLLQDSQAALLRDRGVEILFSGDNPAHKMIAEILQSEFKAIGIKARLSASEPTIYRNRLLKGAFDIAFSETWGAPYEPLSILYSMLIPSHIDFAAQAGLSQKPHIDKLIREIIALNPHSKVFYSALSEVIALLQESGVYIPLTYQRNKVIAHKKIKGIKMGVVGYEVPFWEMYE, from the coding sequence GTGCGCGCAATCGTGATAGTTTTTATTTGTATGGGTGTATTGTGGGGGAAAAATACACTGATTATGGCAGTGTCTGAAAATATAGGAGCACTTAATCCACAAGGTTATCAAGGCAATGCAATGTTTGCGCAAAATGCTATTTATGAGGGCTTAGTGCGTGTGGATAAACAGGGGAAAATTGTTCCAAGCTTAGCGCTTTCGTGGAATACAAGTCAAGATGGTTTAAGTTATGAATTTGTGTTACGTAAGGGGGTAAAGTTTTCAAATGGTGAAGCATTTAATGCCGATGCGGTAGTGCTTAACTTTCAATCTATTCTTAAAAATAGAGCAAGGCATTCGTGGAGTGGTTTAGCTATGGCGATTAAAGATATGCAAAAAGTGAGCGAATATAAAGTGCGCCTTCTTCTCAAGCACCCTTATAGCCCAACGCTTAATGAGCTCGCTGTGGTGCGTCCTTTTAGATTCTTAGCTCCAAGTGCAATGCCAAAGGATTTAGATTTACTTCAACACAATCCAAAGCCTATTGGCACAGGAGCATATATGTTGGGTAAATCTAAACTCGGTGTGAGTGATACATTGCTCAAGAATCCGCATTATTGGAATCAAGATGCTTATAATGGGATTTATTATGATGAAATTATTTTAAAGGTAATTTTTGACCCTAATGCTAAACTTGCAGCACTTAAATCAAAACAAATAGATATGATTTATGGATATGATCAGATTCCACTAGAAATATTTAAAAATATGCAAAATGATAAACATTTCAATACTTATCTTAGCCCACCTATTTATAGCACGATTCTTGTAATAAATTCTGCTTCACCTATTCTTACCTTGAGCAATGAGAAATTTTCACAGAATCTGCGCAAAGCTATCGCGCTTGGCATTGATAAAACAAAAATTACTCAAGCAGTCTATGGGGGCTTACAAGAGAAAGCAGATACACTTTTTGCACCTAACATTTTTCATTCACTTAGCTCATATGATGTTTTAAAAATACTCCCATATAAACCTAAAGAGGCTCAAAATGCTATTGTGTTGTTATTGCAAGATTCCCAAGCTGCTTTACTGCGTGATAGGGGTGTAGAAATACTCTTTAGCGGGGATAATCCAGCCCATAAGATGATAGCAGAAATTTTACAAAGTGAATTTAAAGCCATTGGTATCAAGGCGCGTTTAAGTGCGAGTGAGCCTACAATTTATCGCAATCGTTTGCTTAAGGGAGCATTTGATATTGCATTTAGCGAGACTTGGGGTGCCCCTTATGAACCTTTGAGTATATTATATTCTATGCTGATTCCTAGCCATATTGATTTTGCTGCTCAAGCTGGTTTGAGCCAAAAACCTCATATTGATAAGCTTATTAGAGAGATCATTGCTCTTAATCCTCATTCTAAAGTATTTTATAGCGCATTGAGTGAGGTAATAGCTTTATTGCAAGAGAGTGGTGTGTATATCCCGCTCACTTATCAAAGAAATAAAGTAATTGCTCATAAAAAGATTAAGGGCATTAAAATGGGTGTGGTAGGGTATGAAGTGCCATTTTGGGAAATGTATGAGTAA